CAGCAGCAGCCGCAGCTGCTGCTCGGCGCCGCCCGCCCCGAGCCCGGTGATGACGTGCAGCACCCTCATCGGAGCCCCTCGACGGGACGGCGGCGCAGCCGGTGCAGCCGGTACTTCAGGAACAGGCGCACGGGGGTGTCGTTCTGCCCGACGTACACGCGGGGCAGCGCGTACGGACCGCTCAGCGCGCCGGGGTCGATGGCGCAGGCGTAGCCGTACCCGGCCTGCCGCACCGCGCCGGCGGCGCGATGGTCGACGGTCCCGTAGGGGTAGCAGAAGCCGGTTACCGGGGCGCCGGTCAGTTCCTGCAGCGCCGCCCGGCTCCCGGCGGTCTCGGCCCTGAGGGCGGTGTCGCCGGCCCGGGTGAGGTCGACGTGGGTGAGGCCGTGCGAGCCGATCTCCACGCCCGCCCGGGCGGCCTGCCGGACCTGGGCGGCGGTGAGCAGCGGCTTGCGCGGGCCCCGCGGGTCCCAGGCGTTGTCGCCGCCGAACCGGCCGGGCAGCACGAACAGGGTGGCCGTGCACCCCCAGCGGGCCAGCACGGGCAGGGCGCCGGTGAGGAAGTCGGCGTAGCCGTCGTCGAAGGTGAGCCCGACCAGCTTCCGCCCCTCCCCGCGGGCGCGGGCCGCCAGCAGCTCGGCCACCGACACGCCCCGCAGGCCACGTCGGCGCAGCCAGCGCAGCTGCCGTTCCAGCCGGGCGGGGGTGACCGTGACGCGGTAGGGGTCGTCGGAGCAGTCGCCGACGGAGTGGTACATGGCGATCCACGGGACCGGCCCGGTGCGGACCGGGGCCGGGGCGCCGGCGCGGACCGGGGACTCAACGGATGACGGCATGGGCGAGCCTTCGGGTCAGGGAGCGTACGGAGCGGAGTGCGGGTACCGGGCCCTGGGCCCCCAGGGCCCAGCCGAGCAGGGCGAAGACGACGGTCACGGTGGCGCCCCCGGCGGCGAGACCCGCGAGGGCGCCGGCGGGCCGGCTCGCGGCGAACGCCCCGGCCGGCACGGCCGCCGCCGCGGCCCCCAGCGGCCGGCCCAGCTCGCGCAGTACCGGCCCGACGCGGACGGGCACCCCGCGCGGCCGGCCCCGCCGGGCGGCGCGCATGCCGCACAGCAGCAGCGCGGCGGTCAGGGTGATGCCGGTGGCGTTGGCGGCGGCGATCCCGGCGACGCCCCAGGGGCCGGCCGCCGCGGCGCCGATCAGGAAGGTCGCGGTGATGCCGGCGCTCATCGCGCCGACCGGGTACCAGGTGGCGCGGCCGGCCGAGAAGTAGGAGCGGACCAGCACCCCCGTCAGGGTCTGGCCGAGCAGCCCGAGCGCGTACACGCGCATCACGCCCGCGGTCGCCGCGGTGTCCGGGGCGGTGAACGCGCCTCGCTGGAAGAGCAGTCCGACGATCTGCGGGGCGCAGGCCAGCACCGCGGCCGTGCCGTAGAGCACCAGGCAGGAGGCCACCGCGAGGTCGCGCTCCACGCGGGCGCGGGCCCGCTCGGTGTCGCCCTCGGCCAGGGCCCGCGCCACCGCCGGGAAGGTGACCGTGCACAGCATCATCGACAGCGTCATCGGGATCTGCGCGATCTTCTGCGCGTAGTTCAGGTGCGAGATGGCCCCGGCGGGCAGGTGCGAGGCGAGGAACCGTTCGATGAGCACCTGGGACTGCCGGCACAGCGCGAACAGCAGCACGGTGGCCATCAGCACCGCGTCCATGGGCCCCGCCCCGGCCCCCGCCCCGGCCCCCGCCCTCCCGGTACGGCGGCGCAGGCACCGCAGCAGCGACGGCAGTTGGACGAGCACCATCAGGCAGCCGCCCGCCGCCACGCCGAACGCGGCCGAGCGGACCCCCCAGTGACCGCCGAGGGCGTACATCGCCGTGATGATGCCCACGTTGTGGGCGACGTAGATGGCCGCCGACGCCACGAAGCGGCGGTGGGCCCGCAGGGCCGCGCTGCAGTACCCGGCGAGGCCGAAACTGAGCACGCAGGTCGCGGTGAGCCGGGTGCAGTCCACGGCGAGCGCCCGGTCGGCCAAACCGGGCGCGAGGCCCCCGACCAGCTGCGGGGCCAGCGCGGCGAGCAGGGCGCCCACCCCGGCGAAGGACAGTGCCAGCCGGGGCAGGGTGGTGGCGACCAGCGCCCGCACGGGGTCCCCGGGGGCGCCCTGCGCGCGGCGGGCCAGGGCCAGGCTGAACGCCGGGATCAGCGCGAACGCCAGCCCGTCCTCGATGAGCAGCGTGGCCGCGAACTCGGGCACGGTCCAGGCGACCAGGAAGGCGTCGGTGTCCCGTCCGGCCCCGAACAGCCGCGCCAGCGACTGGTCCCGCACCAGCCCGAACAGTGCACCGGCGACCGACAGGGACGCGGTGATCAGGGTGACCCGGGCGAGGAACCGCCCGGTGAGCGGGGGGTGGCCGGTGGAGGCGCCCGGGTGGGCCGGGCGGGTCGCGACGTCCGGGCCGGCTCCGGCGGGCGGGAGGGCCGCGGCGAGGGCACCGGCCGGTGCTCCTTCCCCGCCGCCGGGCCCGGACCGGTCACCCGCCCCCGGGGTGCCCGCGGTGAGCTTGTCCGCGCCGGTCCCGTCCGCGCCGAGCGCGCCCGTCCTGCGGGTGGCCGGCCCGGCGGCCTCGCTGATCACCGGTGCCGGTGCCGGTGCCGGTGCCGGTGCGGGGACGGGGCGTGGTGGGCGCGGGTCCCGGGACGGGGGCGCTGTCATCGCAGGGCGGCCTCTCCGACGGCCGCTCCCCGGGCGGTGGTGGCGGGGGGACCGTCCTCGGGGGCGACCGCGTCCGCGCCCACCAGGGCCCACCAGCCCGCGAGGCCGAGGCCCACCGCCGTCAGCACCGTCGACGGGCCGCCGATGTCGGCGTAGGCGAAGTCGACCAGCTGCCAGGTCAGCAGGCCGCAGGCGACCAGCGCGCACTCCCGGCCCCGGGCCGTGCGGCGGGTCCGGGCCAGACCGCGCAGGGCGCACACCAGCAGGGCCAGCCAGGCGCCCGCGAGGCCGAGCAGCCCGACCAGGCCCTGCTCGCTGAGGACCAGCAGGTACATGTTGTGCGGGGAGAGCAGGGGCTGCCTGCGGAAGGCGGCGCCCGCGCCCTCCGTGTCGCTGCCCGAGGACAGCGCGAGCGAGGCGTGCCCGTCCCGGTACTCGGGGAAGCCCTTCAGCCCGACACCGGTCAGCGGGTGCCCGCGCCACATGTCGGCGGCCGCCGCCCACATGGTGTACCGGTCGACGACCGACTGGTCGGGTGCGTCGGCGACCCGTGTGATGCTGCCGATCCGCTCGTGCAGCATCCCCGTGCCCACCCCGAGACCGCCCACCAGGACCACCCCCGCCGCGGCCGCGGCCGCGGCCACCCTCAGCGCCCGGCGCACCCCCGCCAGCACCAGTTGTGCGGCGAGCGTCACGGCGGTCGCGATCCAGGCGCCCCGGCTGAAGGACAGGGCCAGCGGCAGCAGCAGCACCGCCGCGCACACCCCGGCGCACGCACGCTCCCGTCCCGCGGGCCGCCCGAGCGCCAGCCCCACCGAGCAGACCAGCCCGAGGGAGACCACGGTCGCCATGCCCATCACGTCCGCCGCCCCGAAGGTGCCCACCGCGCGGACGTCCTCGCCCTGGTAGGAGGCGCCGGTGCCGGTGGCGTACTGCTGGACGCCGACCGCCCCCTGCCACAGCGCGAGTCCCACGAACGACCAGGCCAGCAGCCCGAAGTCGCGCCGTCCGCGGACCAGCAGCAGCACGGCGGCGGGGACGAGGACGAAGACCTGCAGGTAGCGGCCCAGGCCGGCGAGCCCGCTGCCCGGCGGGGCCGCGCCCATCGCGGCGAGCGCCAGACCGGCCACCGGCAGTGCGAGGACCACCGCGGCGGTACGGCTCAGGGGGCGCCGGCGCTCGCGCAGCAGCCGCACGGCGCAGTACCCGACGGCCAGCGCGGACAGCGCGTCCGCCGGGCCCGCGCCGCCCGCGCCGCCGGCGGGGACCGGCAGGGCGAGCAGCGCCACCACGGCCACCAGGGGCAGCACCGGGGACGGACGCGCGGGCCCGCGCGCAGACAGGGGGAGGGACACCGGTCAGCTCCCCGCGGAACGCACGAGCGCGGTGGCGGTGCGCAGCAGGATGCAGACGTCCTGCCACAGCGACCAGTTGTCGATGTAGGCGTTGTCGAACCGGGCCCGGTCCTCGATCGAGGTGTCCCCGCGCAGTCCGTGGATCTGCGCCAGGCCGGTGATCCCGGTCCGCACGCGGTGGCGGGCCGCGTAGCCCGGGTGGGCCTGGCTGAACCGGGTGACGAAGTAGGGCCGTTCGGGACGCGGGCCGACCAGGCTCATGTCGCCGCGGAAGACGTTCCACAGCTGGAGCAGCTCGTCCAGGGAGGTCCGGCGCAGGAAGCGGCAGAAGGGGCGCATCTCCCGCGCGCCCGCCACGCTCCACCGGGTCGCGGCCTCGTGCTCGTCCACCGGGCGGTGGGTGCGGAACTTCAGCAGCGTGAAGGGGCGCCCGTCCTGGCCGACGCGCTCCTGCCGGAACACCACCCCCGGCCCGCCGGTCAGCCGGAGCACCACCGCGCACACCAGCAGCACCGGACTGGCCAGCGCCAGCAGTGCCCCGGACACCACCAGGTCCAGCAGCCGCTTGCCGAGTCCGCCGCGCCGCCGGGAACCGAGCTCGAGCCGGTGCACGGGGAACCCGGCGAGCTGCTCGCGCGTCTCGTACGCCGGGCAGCCCGCGTCGACCTCCCACACGGTGCAGCCCGAGGCGGCCAGCGCCCGCAGCAGCGGACCCTGCTCGCCGCGCACGGCGGACCCGACGGTGAGCACGACCCGCACCCCGTTCTGGATGAGCGCCCGCTCCACCTCCTGGCCGGTGGTGAGCACCGGCAGTCCGCCGGTCTCCTCGCGGCGGTCGGTGACCACGCCCACCGGCCGCACCCCGCAGCGCGGGTGCCGCAGCAGCGCGGCCGCCACCTGCTGCGCGGTCGCGGCCGGCCCGACGACCAGCGCGGTGCGCGGACGGCGCAGCAGCGCCGCCCGCCGTCGCCAGTGCACGGCCCCGCGCCCCGCGCAGGCCGCCGCCGCGTGCAGCGTCCCGCCGAGCAGCAGGGCGCGCACGGACAGCGCGCGGCCGGGGTCGTGGGCGGCGAGCAGCGCGGCCAGGCCGAGCCAGGCGACCGCGATCCGGCCGCAGACGGCGGGCAGTTCGTCGAGCACGCCGGGCACCGGCCGCGTGGAGCGCGGGCGCAGCAGCAGCGCCGCCGACACCAGCGCGGCGATCCACAGCGGGTGGCGCGCGGCCCCGTCCAGGGACACCGCGCCGGCCAGTGCGGCGGCCAGGTCGGCGGCGAGCAGCGGCAGGCGTGAGGCCGGCCGGAGGGGCAGTCGGCGCAGCGGGAACCGGAGGCCGCCGGCGGGACGGGCCGGCAGGACCGAGACGGGCGGGTGTCCGGCGTCCCAGGGCTGCGCGCCGGGGGAGGGGACGGTGCTTTCCGCGGTCACGAGTGGATGGACTCCCTGCACTCGGAGGACATGGACGGGCGGGTGCCGAGGAGTTCGCGGTAGAGGTCCGCGACCCTCGCGGCGGTGTGCCGCACGTCGTGCGTGGACAGGACGTACCGGCGCCCCTGCTCGCCGAGCGACGCGCGCAGCGGTGCGTCGGGCAGCAGCGCGGCGACGGCTCCGGCCAGTGCGGCGGGATCCTCCGCAGGGACGAGGCAGCGCGCCGTGAGGGCGGGCGGCAGGCTCTCGCGGGCGCCGTCGACGTCGGTGAGCACCACGGGCCGCCCGCAGGCCAGCGCCTCCAGCGGGGCGAGGGCCATGCCCTCCCAGCGCGAGGGCAGCACCACCAGGTCGGCGGCCCGGTACCAGGGCACGGCGTCGGCGACGGCGCCGGTGAAGTGCACGCGGGGGTGGGCCCGCCGGCGCAGCGCGTCCCGGTCGGGGCCGTCGCCGACGAGCACCAGGCGGGCGTCCGGCAGCGCGCGCAGCACGTCGGGCCAGGCCCGCAGCAAGACGTCCTGGCCCTTCTGCCGGCACAGCCGCCCCACGCACACGACGAGCGGGGCCACCGGGTCCGTGTCCGGCAGCAGCGCGGCGCGGGACACGCCCGCGGGCACGGGGGTGAAGCGGTCGGGGTCGACCCCATTGGGGACGACGGCGTAGGAGGCGCGCACCCCGGCGCGTACACCGGTGGCACGCTCGGCCTCGCTGACGCACACCACCCGGTCCGCCCAGCGCGCGCCCCAGCGCTCCCAGTGCAGGGCCAGCACGGCGGTGATCCCGCCGACCGCCTCGAACGACCAGGCGTGCGGCTGGAACACGGTCGGGATGCGTCCGCGGACGGCGAGCCTGGCGGCCAGACCGGCCTTGGAGCTGTGCGCGTGCACCAGCTCGGGCCGCACCTCGTCGATGAGCCGGACAAGCCGCCGCACCTCGCCGGGCAGTGCCGGACCCGGTGACCGCCCGGCCCGCCACACCCGCACGTCGGCGCCCAGTTCCCGCAGGTCCGCGGCCAGTCCGCCGTCGGGGCAGCCGACCGAGACCCGCAGGCCGGCCGCGAGCTGGGCGCGTGCGAGGTCCCGCACGACGCGGGCCACACCGCCGTCCGCGGGCTGCGCGAGGTGCAGGACCCGTGGCAGGGGCTCGGGTGCTGGCTGGTGCATTCGCGGATTACCTCGCTCACGGGGCGCTCGGAACTGCGGGGTGGGTACGCGCCTCACACCGGCGCGCCCATGGCGACTTGGAGCGCGCCGGTCCACAACGCGTCCCGTGGGCAACGAGCCGGGCGCCCGGCTGGTCACCCCGTGGCGTGGAACCGCGCCGGGGCCGAACACATTCGGAGTCATGGCCCGACGGGTGGACGCGGACCGCACGTGCAGAAGAGAGCCGTAACGTTAGCGACTTTCCTTACTAATGCGGAGAAATGGGACGAGCGTGTCTGGAAGGTGAGGGCTTCTCGCCGGGTGCATCACCCCATTGGCGGCACAACTCGGCGAAGTGCCGGGCGTTGACACAGCGCCGGGCATCCCGCCCGGACGTTCGTGTCGACCCCTCCAAGGAGCACTTCTCCATGTCGCGTATCGCGAAGGGCCTGGTCCTGACCTCCGCCGCCGTCGCGGCCGCCGCCGGCGGTGCCGGCGCGGCCGCCGCCGACTCCGGCGCGCACGGCGCCGCCGCCCACTCCCCGGGCGTGCTGTCGGGCAACGTCGTCCAGGTCCCGGTCCACGTGCCGGTCAACGCCTGCGGCAACACCGTCAACGTCATCGCCCTGCTGAACCCGGCTTTCGGCAACGTCTGCGTCAACGACTGACGCCGGGGCGCCGCCCCTTCGGCCGGCCACCGCCCGGATCCCCCGGCCGGCGGCCGGTCCGCGCGTCCCCCGGATAGTTCACGCACGGTGCCGAGCGGTTGCGGACCGTGACGAGGGGTCCAACGGTGGGCTTGAGCCTCTGCCCGCCGAAAGGAATCTCCCATGCGTGGTCAGCCGGTGCGGCGTCTCGCGTCCACCACCCTCTGCGCCGCCGTCCTGGTCGGCACCACCGGTCCGGCCGCCGTCGCCGCCCACTCCGACCGCGAGCGCGGCCGCACGGCGTCCGCCGCGTCCGCGCCCGGCACGGACGCGCTCCGCGACCGGGCCGGGGCCCTGTGCGACCCCGGGACCGGGCTCGCCCCGGTCGCCGGCCTGCTGGACCGGGCCCTGGCCGACGGCCGCCCCCCGGCCGACGGGGCCCGCGCGCTCGCGGACGCGGGCGGGGCCGCCACCGCCGGGGCCGCCACCGCCGGGGTCACCGCCGCGCGGCCGGCCGCCGCCCCCACGGCGGCACCGGGCACCGCCGGCACTCCGAGCGCGCCGTCGCTGCCCGTGACGCCGCCCACGATCTCGACGGCCGCGTCCCCCTCGATGACCGGGGTGCCGCCGTTCCCTGCCGCGCCGGCCGCGCCGGGGCTGCCCCCCGGCGCCGGCGACGCCAAGGAACCCGCCGCCGCGACCTCCTCTCGGACGCCCTCGACGCGCTCCGGGCGGCGATCGACGGGCTGCTCGACGTCATCACCGGCCGGATCGACGCCGCGGCCGCCGGGGCCGACGTCACTGCCGACCAGGCGGACGGTGTGACCGACGCCGCCACCGGCGAGGCCGGCCGGTCCCGGAGGCCGACGACGTGCTGAACGACGTGGTCGGCCTGATCACCTCGACCCTGCTCGACAGCGGTCTGCCCGCCTCCTCGTCGAACCTGCCGTCCCGGCCGACCTGCCGTCCCGGTCGACCGGGCGTCCCGCGGACCCGGGATCTCATATGTCTTCCGCCCACGGGGTTTCCGGCCCGGCCGGAACTCGTTGGACACGGCGTCGCACATTCCCCGGGGTGACGCGAGTCGCCGAAGAAAGGAACACGATGAAGCCACTGAAGGCCGTCGTCGTCGTCGCCGGTTCCCTGGCCCTGGCCGGTGCCGCCGCGCCCGCGTTCGCCCACGACGCCGCCGACATGACGGCCCCGCACCTGAACGGCACGTTCAGCACGTTCACCAAGGGGCCGCTCGACGTCGGCGGCGCCATGCCGCTGCAACACCAGTCGGACGCGCTCAACACCGAGAACAAGGGCTCCGTGCTCAGTACGGCCAAGGGCGCCACCACCGCCCTCAACCAGCAGAAGCTGCTGGGCGGCCTGCCCCTGCAGCACTGAACGGCCACTGACCGCGGGGCCGGTGCCGCACCCGCGGAACCGGCCCCGCGGCGCGGCCCGGCCGCTCCCCCGATCGTGTGATGTGCCCCGGACACGGGGCCGGACGGGTGAGGAACGGCCGGGGCCCGCCACGGCCCGCCGATAGGGTCGCGCCGGTGACCCCGGCACCAGGCGGAACCCGCCCCTCGCGCACCACCGATCCCGGCACGCCCGCCCCGCCCGCCCGGCTCGCCGGGGGCACCGGGGGCGGCGCGCACGTCTTCCCGCCCGCGCGCGGCCCGCGCCGCTGATGCGCCGGTACGCGGGCGCCGGGCGCGCCTTCGCCCTCCTGCTCGTCATCACCGGGACGGCCGGGGTGTGGGCCTCCTGGGTCATCACCCTCGACAAGTTCAAGCTGCTCGGCGACCCGAACTTCGTCCCCGGGTGCGGCCTGAACCCGGTGGTGTCCTGCGGCAGCGTGATGGAGAGCGACCAGGCGTCGGCCTTCGGGTTCCCCAACCCGATGCTCGGCCTGGTGGCCTACGGCATCGTCGTCTGCGTCGGCGTGGGCCTGCTCGCCGGGGCCCGGTTCCCCGGCTGGTACTGGTTGCTCCTCGACGCCGGGTGCCTGTTCGGCGTCGGGTTCGTCTCCTGGCTGCAGTTTGAGTCGCTGTACCGGATCGACGCGCTGTGCCTGTGGTGCTGCCTGGCCTGGGCCGCGACGATCCTCATGTTCTGGTACGTCACGTCCGCCTGCGTGCGCGAGGGCTTCCTGCCGGCCCCGGGAGGGCTGCGGACCCTGTTCGCCGACTTCACCTGGGTGTTCCCGCTGCTGCACATCGGCGTCGTCGGGATGCTCGTGCTGACGCGCTGGTGGGACTTCTGGACCGGCTGAGGGAGGAACGACGAGCCGGTTGCCGCCGCGCCCGGAGAACCGCGCACGGGGCGCGTTCCCCGGCCCGTCGCGCGTACGGACGCCGGACGCCGGATCCCGCGTCCCGGAGGGCCCGTACCCGGCGTGAAGCCGCCCCGCACAGGAGCCCCCGCCGCTCCGGCGCGAACCCGGACCGGGCCCGTGCCAGTCCCCCGGCCCGCGCACCGCGGCCGGAACGCCCGCCGGCCTCCCCGGGCGGCTCTCCGCGTTCCCGGCCCCCGGCCCCGGCCCATCGGCCCGCCGGTCACCGGCCCCGGCCGCGGCCCTTGGCGGTCCGCGGCCCCCGTATGGCCCTGCGGGGGTGACCCCGCCCGCGCTCCGGCGGTTAGCCCGTGCGGACATCTGAACCGGGACGAGGAGCGAACGATGGTGGTCGGTGTCGGCGCAGTGGCGACGGGCGCGGAGCGGGGAGCCAGAGCGGGGGCGGCCGGACCGTCGCGCAGGGAGACGGCGCGGGGGCTGCTGGCCTCCGCCGCCGCCTTGGTGCTGGCCCCGCCCGTCACCGCCTCCCGGCCCGCGCCCCCGGCCGCCGGACCCGGCAGCGGCGTCTTCGACGAGACCTACCGGGGCCGCCGCATCCGGGGCGTGCCGGTGCCCGCCGCCGGCCGCGGGAGCGGCGCCGGCTGGCAGGTCACCGTCGACGGCCGCCTCCTGCACCTGATGCGCCGGGCCGACGGCACCTGGCTCAGCATGGTCGACCACTACGATGCGTACCGCACACCCCTGGAGGCGGCCCGCGCGGCCGTCGACGAGATGGGCCCCGGCCGACGGCTGCGCGACCCCGCGCCCGGTCCGGCCGGCCACGCCCGCACGGCGCACCACCGGGGAGGACCGCATGGCGTACGTGCGTAAGAACGCCGGCGCGCTCACCCGCACCGAACGCCGGCGCTTCGTCGACGCGCTGCTGGAGCTGAAACGGCGCGGCGAGTACGACGAGTTCGTGCGCGTGCACATCGACTTCTACACCGCCGACGGCGAGAACGGCCTGCGCACGGCCCACATGGCGCCCTCCTTCCTGCCCTGGCACCGCCGGTTCCTGCTGGAACTGGAGCGGGCGCTGCGCCGGGTGGACGCGTCGGTGACGGTGCCCTACTGGGACTGGACCCGGGACCGCACGAAGACCTCCGTGCCCTGGACGAAGGACCTGCTCGGCGGCAACGGCCGGCGCTCGGACCGGCAGGTGACGACGGGACCGTTCGCCTACGCGGCGGGGCACTGGACCATCAAGGAGGGGGTCACCGACGGCGGGTTCCTCACCCGGGACCTCGGCCGCTTCGCCGCCCCCGTCGAACTGCCCACCCGCGGCGAACTGCGGTCCGCCCTCGACGACCCCGTCTACGACGTCGCGCCCTGGGACTCGACGGCCGGCCGGGGTTTCCGCAACGGGCTGGAGGGCTGGGGGAGGGGCAGCGGCAGCGCCTCCTGGCGCAACCACAACCGGGTGCACCGCTGGGTCGGCGGCGCCATGCTCGGTGGCGCCTCCGTCAACGACCCGGTGTTCTGGCTGCACCACGCCTTCCTGGACCTGCAGTGGCACCGCTGGCAGCGCGCCCACCGCAACCACCGCTACCTGCCCGCGGACCCGCCCGGCCCCGGCGACGCGCAGCACGGGCGGGTCGTCGCCCGGCACGAGAAACTGCCGCCGTGGGACGAGACCCCGGACGAACTGGAGGACGTGAGCCGGATCTACCGGTACGCGTGAGGCGCCCCGGGAGCCGTGCCCGCGGGAC
This is a stretch of genomic DNA from Streptomyces sp. TG1A-8. It encodes these proteins:
- a CDS encoding polysaccharide deacetylase family protein, with protein sequence MPSSVESPVRAGAPAPVRTGPVPWIAMYHSVGDCSDDPYRVTVTPARLERQLRWLRRRGLRGVSVAELLAARARGEGRKLVGLTFDDGYADFLTGALPVLARWGCTATLFVLPGRFGGDNAWDPRGPRKPLLTAAQVRQAARAGVEIGSHGLTHVDLTRAGDTALRAETAGSRAALQELTGAPVTGFCYPYGTVDHRAAGAVRQAGYGYACAIDPGALSGPYALPRVYVGQNDTPVRLFLKYRLHRLRRRPVEGLR
- a CDS encoding lipid II flippase MurJ, producing MISEAAGPATRRTGALGADGTGADKLTAGTPGAGDRSGPGGGEGAPAGALAAALPPAGAGPDVATRPAHPGASTGHPPLTGRFLARVTLITASLSVAGALFGLVRDQSLARLFGAGRDTDAFLVAWTVPEFAATLLIEDGLAFALIPAFSLALARRAQGAPGDPVRALVATTLPRLALSFAGVGALLAALAPQLVGGLAPGLADRALAVDCTRLTATCVLSFGLAGYCSAALRAHRRFVASAAIYVAHNVGIITAMYALGGHWGVRSAAFGVAAGGCLMVLVQLPSLLRCLRRRTGRAGAGAGAGAGPMDAVLMATVLLFALCRQSQVLIERFLASHLPAGAISHLNYAQKIAQIPMTLSMMLCTVTFPAVARALAEGDTERARARVERDLAVASCLVLYGTAAVLACAPQIVGLLFQRGAFTAPDTAATAGVMRVYALGLLGQTLTGVLVRSYFSAGRATWYPVGAMSAGITATFLIGAAAAGPWGVAGIAAANATGITLTAALLLCGMRAARRGRPRGVPVRVGPVLRELGRPLGAAAAAVPAGAFAASRPAGALAGLAAGGATVTVVFALLGWALGAQGPVPALRSVRSLTRRLAHAVIR
- a CDS encoding O-antigen ligase — encoded protein: MSLPLSARGPARPSPVLPLVAVVALLALPVPAGGAGGAGPADALSALAVGYCAVRLLRERRRPLSRTAAVVLALPVAGLALAAMGAAPPGSGLAGLGRYLQVFVLVPAAVLLLVRGRRDFGLLAWSFVGLALWQGAVGVQQYATGTGASYQGEDVRAVGTFGAADVMGMATVVSLGLVCSVGLALGRPAGRERACAGVCAAVLLLPLALSFSRGAWIATAVTLAAQLVLAGVRRALRVAAAAAAAGVVLVGGLGVGTGMLHERIGSITRVADAPDQSVVDRYTMWAAAADMWRGHPLTGVGLKGFPEYRDGHASLALSSGSDTEGAGAAFRRQPLLSPHNMYLLVLSEQGLVGLLGLAGAWLALLVCALRGLARTRRTARGRECALVACGLLTWQLVDFAYADIGGPSTVLTAVGLGLAGWWALVGADAVAPEDGPPATTARGAAVGEAALR
- a CDS encoding exopolysaccharide biosynthesis polyprenyl glycosylphosphotransferase, which produces MTAESTVPSPGAQPWDAGHPPVSVLPARPAGGLRFPLRRLPLRPASRLPLLAADLAAALAGAVSLDGAARHPLWIAALVSAALLLRPRSTRPVPGVLDELPAVCGRIAVAWLGLAALLAAHDPGRALSVRALLLGGTLHAAAACAGRGAVHWRRRAALLRRPRTALVVGPAATAQQVAAALLRHPRCGVRPVGVVTDRREETGGLPVLTTGQEVERALIQNGVRVVLTVGSAVRGEQGPLLRALAASGCTVWEVDAGCPAYETREQLAGFPVHRLELGSRRRGGLGKRLLDLVVSGALLALASPVLLVCAVVLRLTGGPGVVFRQERVGQDGRPFTLLKFRTHRPVDEHEAATRWSVAGAREMRPFCRFLRRTSLDELLQLWNVFRGDMSLVGPRPERPYFVTRFSQAHPGYAARHRVRTGITGLAQIHGLRGDTSIEDRARFDNAYIDNWSLWQDVCILLRTATALVRSAGS
- a CDS encoding glycosyltransferase; this encodes MHQPAPEPLPRVLHLAQPADGGVARVVRDLARAQLAAGLRVSVGCPDGGLAADLRELGADVRVWRAGRSPGPALPGEVRRLVRLIDEVRPELVHAHSSKAGLAARLAVRGRIPTVFQPHAWSFEAVGGITAVLALHWERWGARWADRVVCVSEAERATGVRAGVRASYAVVPNGVDPDRFTPVPAGVSRAALLPDTDPVAPLVVCVGRLCRQKGQDVLLRAWPDVLRALPDARLVLVGDGPDRDALRRRAHPRVHFTGAVADAVPWYRAADLVVLPSRWEGMALAPLEALACGRPVVLTDVDGARESLPPALTARCLVPAEDPAALAGAVAALLPDAPLRASLGEQGRRYVLSTHDVRHTAARVADLYRELLGTRPSMSSECRESIHS
- a CDS encoding chaplin, which codes for MSRIAKGLVLTSAAVAAAAGGAGAAAADSGAHGAAAHSPGVLSGNVVQVPVHVPVNACGNTVNVIALLNPAFGNVCVND
- a CDS encoding vitamin K epoxide reductase family protein, whose translation is MRRYAGAGRAFALLLVITGTAGVWASWVITLDKFKLLGDPNFVPGCGLNPVVSCGSVMESDQASAFGFPNPMLGLVAYGIVVCVGVGLLAGARFPGWYWLLLDAGCLFGVGFVSWLQFESLYRIDALCLWCCLAWAATILMFWYVTSACVREGFLPAPGGLRTLFADFTWVFPLLHIGVVGMLVLTRWWDFWTG
- a CDS encoding tyrosinase family oxidase copper chaperone; translation: MVVGVGAVATGAERGARAGAAGPSRRETARGLLASAAALVLAPPVTASRPAPPAAGPGSGVFDETYRGRRIRGVPVPAAGRGSGAGWQVTVDGRLLHLMRRADGTWLSMVDHYDAYRTPLEAARAAVDEMGPGRRLRDPAPGPAGHARTAHHRGGPHGVRA
- a CDS encoding tyrosinase family protein, giving the protein MAYVRKNAGALTRTERRRFVDALLELKRRGEYDEFVRVHIDFYTADGENGLRTAHMAPSFLPWHRRFLLELERALRRVDASVTVPYWDWTRDRTKTSVPWTKDLLGGNGRRSDRQVTTGPFAYAAGHWTIKEGVTDGGFLTRDLGRFAAPVELPTRGELRSALDDPVYDVAPWDSTAGRGFRNGLEGWGRGSGSASWRNHNRVHRWVGGAMLGGASVNDPVFWLHHAFLDLQWHRWQRAHRNHRYLPADPPGPGDAQHGRVVARHEKLPPWDETPDELEDVSRIYRYA